In one Agrobacterium tumefaciens genomic region, the following are encoded:
- a CDS encoding ABC transporter ATP-binding protein — translation MIAMTETKTQPLLSVRDLSVAFHQGGATSIAVDHVSFDLMPGEVVALVGESGSGKSVTANSILKLLPYPAASHPSGKILFDGKDMLTLPERSLRAVRGNDVTMIFQEPMTSLNPLHTIERQIGEILELHQAITGALARARTLELLLQVGIREPEKRLKAYPHELSGGQRQRVMIAMALANRPKLLIADEPTTALDVTVQAQILELLSDLKTKHGMSMLFITHDLGIVRKFADRVCVMTKGKIVETGTVEQVFNDPQHAYTRHLLAAEPKGEPPHSDASKPVVMQGDDIKVWFPIKAGLMRRVVDHVKAVDGIDITLRAGQTVGVVGESGSGKTTLGLALSRLIASEGRISFIGQSIDHYSYEMMKPLRNRLQVVFQDPYGSLSPRMSVGEIVAEGLKVHERSLSADERDTRVATALEEVGLDPATRWRYPHEFSGGQRQRIAIARAMVLKPRFVMLDEPTSALDMSVQAQVVDLLRDLQAKHELAYLFISHDLKVVKALANDLIVMRHGKVVESGPAANIFADPQQEYTRALLAAAFNIEAVETKAVSQ, via the coding sequence GTGATCGCCATGACGGAAACAAAGACCCAACCGCTTCTCTCCGTCCGCGATCTCTCCGTCGCTTTCCACCAGGGCGGCGCGACCAGCATAGCCGTTGATCACGTTTCTTTCGATCTGATGCCGGGTGAGGTCGTCGCCCTCGTTGGCGAGTCCGGTTCCGGCAAGTCCGTGACGGCGAACTCCATTCTCAAATTGCTGCCCTATCCGGCGGCAAGCCATCCATCGGGAAAAATCCTGTTCGACGGCAAGGACATGCTGACTTTGCCGGAACGCTCCCTGCGCGCGGTCCGCGGCAACGACGTCACCATGATTTTTCAGGAGCCGATGACTTCGCTCAATCCGCTCCACACCATCGAGCGGCAGATCGGCGAGATTCTGGAGCTGCATCAGGCAATCACCGGAGCGCTGGCGCGGGCGCGCACGCTGGAACTGCTGCTGCAGGTGGGTATCCGCGAACCGGAAAAGCGCCTGAAGGCCTATCCGCATGAATTGTCCGGCGGCCAGCGGCAGCGCGTGATGATTGCCATGGCGCTTGCCAACCGGCCGAAACTGCTGATCGCCGACGAACCGACGACGGCGCTCGACGTGACGGTTCAGGCCCAGATCCTCGAACTTCTGAGCGACCTCAAGACCAAGCACGGCATGTCCATGCTGTTCATCACCCACGATCTCGGCATTGTCCGCAAATTTGCCGACCGCGTCTGCGTCATGACCAAGGGCAAGATTGTCGAGACCGGCACCGTGGAGCAGGTTTTCAACGATCCGCAGCACGCCTATACCCGCCATCTTCTGGCGGCGGAGCCAAAGGGCGAGCCTCCCCATTCCGACGCCAGCAAACCCGTGGTCATGCAGGGCGACGATATCAAGGTCTGGTTCCCCATCAAGGCGGGGCTGATGCGCCGTGTGGTCGACCATGTGAAGGCGGTCGATGGCATCGATATTACCCTGCGCGCCGGGCAGACGGTTGGTGTGGTGGGCGAATCCGGTTCCGGCAAGACGACGCTCGGCCTGGCGCTCTCGCGGTTGATTGCGTCTGAAGGGCGTATCAGCTTCATCGGCCAGTCGATTGACCACTATTCCTATGAAATGATGAAGCCGCTCAGAAACCGGCTGCAGGTGGTGTTTCAGGATCCTTACGGTTCGCTCAGCCCGCGCATGTCGGTAGGCGAGATCGTCGCCGAGGGCTTGAAGGTGCATGAGCGGTCTCTGTCTGCCGACGAGCGCGATACGCGTGTCGCCACCGCGCTGGAAGAGGTCGGTCTCGACCCCGCGACGCGCTGGCGGTATCCGCACGAATTTTCCGGCGGCCAGCGCCAGCGCATCGCCATTGCCCGCGCCATGGTGCTTAAACCCCGTTTTGTCATGCTGGACGAGCCGACATCCGCGCTCGACATGAGCGTGCAGGCGCAGGTGGTCGATCTGCTGCGCGATCTTCAGGCCAAGCACGAACTCGCCTATCTCTTCATCAGCCACGACCTGAAGGTGGTGAAGGCGCTTGCCAACGATCTGATCGTCATGCGCCATGGCAAGGTGGTGGAGAGCGGCCCGGCGGCGAATATATTCGCTGATCCGCAGCAGGAATATACCAGGGCGTTGCTGGCGGCGGCCTTTAATATCGAGGCTGTCGAAACCAAAGCGGTAAGCCAGTAG
- a CDS encoding FAD-binding oxidoreductase, translating to MAADVIVLGAGIIGVSVALQLARRGKSVVLVDRRGPGEETSFGNAGLIQREGVVPYAFPQDLALLLRYSLNNSIDARYHLSALPKIAPFLGRYWYNSAATRHAAIARAYAPLIEHSVSEHSILIDEAKAADLIVKNGWMEAYRTAARRDADYAFAERLARDHGISHTKLGDEELATAEPHLSRDFVGGLKWDDPWSVRDPHALTLAYVKLFESLGGTFVRGDASTLSQTVAGWTVRTETGAVEAEHAVVALGPWADTVTERLGYRFPLGVKRGYHMHYAPQEGTKLNNWLIDAERGYFLAPMRKGIRLTTGAEFAERDAPKSPVQIERAERVARTVFPLGGRLDAEPWMGARPCTPDMMPIIGKAPRHRTLWLAFGHAHHGLTLGPITGRVLAETMLGETPVIAIDAYRPERFNP from the coding sequence ATGGCAGCGGATGTGATCGTTTTGGGGGCGGGTATCATCGGGGTTTCGGTTGCCCTGCAACTGGCTCGCAGGGGCAAGTCGGTGGTGCTGGTGGACCGGCGCGGACCGGGTGAGGAAACTTCCTTCGGCAATGCCGGGCTTATCCAGAGAGAAGGCGTCGTTCCCTACGCCTTCCCGCAGGACCTTGCTCTGCTGTTGCGCTATTCCCTGAACAACAGCATCGATGCCCGTTATCACCTCTCCGCTTTGCCGAAGATCGCGCCCTTTCTCGGCCGTTACTGGTACAATTCCGCAGCCACGCGGCACGCAGCGATTGCCCGCGCCTATGCGCCGCTGATCGAGCATTCGGTTTCCGAACACAGCATTTTGATCGATGAGGCAAAGGCCGCCGATCTCATCGTCAAGAACGGCTGGATGGAGGCCTATAGAACCGCTGCAAGGCGGGATGCAGACTATGCCTTCGCCGAGCGTCTGGCGCGTGACCACGGTATTTCCCACACGAAACTCGGGGACGAAGAACTCGCGACTGCCGAACCGCATCTAAGCCGCGATTTCGTCGGTGGTCTGAAATGGGACGATCCCTGGTCGGTGCGTGATCCGCACGCGCTGACACTGGCCTATGTCAAACTGTTCGAAAGTCTCGGCGGAACCTTTGTGCGGGGCGATGCCTCCACCCTCAGCCAGACTGTCGCGGGCTGGACGGTGCGCACCGAAACCGGCGCGGTCGAGGCCGAACATGCCGTCGTCGCACTTGGCCCCTGGGCGGATACGGTGACGGAACGCCTGGGTTACCGCTTTCCGCTCGGTGTGAAGCGTGGCTATCACATGCACTATGCGCCGCAGGAGGGCACGAAGCTTAACAACTGGCTGATCGATGCGGAGCGTGGTTATTTTCTGGCGCCGATGCGAAAGGGTATCCGCTTGACGACGGGCGCGGAATTTGCCGAACGCGATGCGCCGAAATCTCCGGTGCAGATCGAGCGGGCGGAACGGGTGGCTCGCACGGTCTTTCCTCTTGGCGGCAGGCTGGATGCAGAACCGTGGATGGGTGCGCGCCCCTGCACGCCGGATATGATGCCGATCATCGGAAAGGCGCCAAGGCATAGGACATTGTGGCTCGCCTTCGGGCATGCCCATCACGGCCTCACACTCGGGCCCATCACCGGCCGCGTGCTGGCGGAAACCATGCTGGGGGAAACGCCTGTTATCGCCATCGACGCCTATCGCCCGGAAAGGTTCAATCCCTGA